A window from Lepus europaeus isolate LE1 chromosome 20, mLepTim1.pri, whole genome shotgun sequence encodes these proteins:
- the SLC25A42 gene encoding mitochondrial coenzyme A transporter SLC25A42: MGSGVKEGSVALREDAQAVLPSPVSAKSDHRQVLSSLLSGALAGALAKTAVAPLDRTKIIFQVSSKRFSAKEAFRLIYFTYLNEGFLSLWRGNSATMVRVVPYAAIQFSAHEEYKRVLGRYYGFRGEALPPWPRLLAGALAGTTAASLTYPLDLVRARMAVTPKEMYSNIFHVFIRISREEGLRTLYHGFTPTVLGVIPYAGLSFFTYETLKSLHREYSGRRQPYPFERMIFGACAGLIGQSASYPLDVVRRRMQTAGVTGHPRASIVGTLRTIVREEGAVRGLYKGLSMNWLKGPIAVGISFTTFDLTQILLRRLQS; this comes from the exons ATGGGGAGTGGCGTAAAAGAAGGCTCGGTGGCTCTGCGGGAGGATGCTCAGGCCGTCCTGCCCTCGCCCGTCTCGGCAAAG AGTGACCACAGGCAAGTGCTCAGCTCCCTCCTGTCCGGGGCCCTGGCCGGCGCCCTCGCCAAGACGGCGGTAGCTCCCCTGGACCGCACCAAAATCATCTTCCAAG TGTCTTCTAAACGGTTTTCTGCCAAG GAGGCCTTCCGGCTCATCTACTTCACCTACCTCAACGAGGGCTTCCTGAGCCTGTGGCGCGGGAACTCGGCCACCATGGTGCGCGTGGTGCCCTACGCCGCCATCCAGTTCAGCGCGCACGAGGAGTACAAGCGGGTCCTGGGCCGCTACTACGGCTTCCGTGGAGA AGCCCTGCCGCCTTGGCCTCGCCTCCTCGCTGGTGCCCTGGCCGGGACCACGGCCGCTTCCCTGACGTACCCCCTGGACCTGGTCAGAGCCCGCATGGCCGTGACCCCGAAGGAGAT GTACAGCAACATCTTCCACGTCTTCATCCGCATCTCCCGGGAAGAGGGGCTGAGGACCCTGTACCACGGCTTCACGCCCACCGTGCTGGGGGTCATCCCCTACGCGGGGCTCAGCTTCTTCACCTACGAAACCCTCAAGAGCCTGCACCGAG AGTACAGCGGCCGCCGGCAGCCCTACCCCTTCGAGCGCATGATCTTCGGGGCCTGCGCCGGCCTCATCGGGCAGTCGGCCTCGTACCCGCTCGACGTGGTGCGGCGGCGCATGCAGACGGCGGGCGTCACGGGCCACCCTCGCGCCTCCATCGTGGGCACGCTGCGCACCATCGTGCGGGAGGAGGGCGCCGTGCGCGGCCTGTACAAGGGCCTGAGCATGAACTGGCTCAAGGGCCCCATCGCCGTGGGCATTAGCTTCACCACCTTCGACCTCACGCAGATCCTGCTGCGGCGCCTGCAGAGCTAG